A stretch of the Oceanicola sp. D3 genome encodes the following:
- a CDS encoding aspartate carbamoyltransferase catalytic subunit: MTLRARHLLGIANLAPDEITAILDLAEHYAGLNRSAEKHGKALEGLTQVNMFFENSTRTQASFELAGKRLGADVMNMAMQASSIKKGETLLDTALTLNAMHPDLLVVRHPHSGAVDLLAQKVNCAVLNAGDGRHEHPTQALLDALTIRRHKGRLHRLTVAICGDVAHSRVARSNIMLLNRMEARVRLVGPPTLVPAAFRDLGCEVTHDMAEGLKGADVVMMLRLQRERMDGGFIPSEREYFHRYGLDADKLGHAKPDAIVMHPGPMNRGVEIDSATADDPTRSVITEQVEMGVAVRMAAMDLLAQNLKASRAA, encoded by the coding sequence ATGACCTTGCGCGCCAGACACCTGCTTGGCATCGCCAATCTCGCCCCCGATGAAATCACCGCCATCCTTGACCTTGCCGAGCACTATGCCGGGCTGAACCGCTCTGCCGAGAAGCACGGCAAGGCTCTGGAAGGGCTGACGCAGGTCAACATGTTCTTCGAGAATTCGACCCGCACCCAAGCCAGCTTCGAGCTCGCGGGCAAGCGCCTCGGGGCAGACGTGATGAACATGGCGATGCAGGCCAGTTCGATCAAAAAGGGCGAAACCCTGCTCGATACCGCGCTGACACTGAACGCCATGCACCCCGACTTGCTGGTGGTCCGCCACCCCCATTCCGGCGCGGTGGACCTGTTGGCACAAAAGGTCAATTGCGCGGTGCTCAACGCAGGCGACGGGCGGCACGAGCACCCCACGCAGGCCCTGCTCGACGCGCTCACAATCCGCCGCCACAAGGGCCGCCTGCACCGGCTGACCGTGGCGATCTGCGGCGATGTCGCCCATAGCCGCGTGGCGCGCTCCAACATCATGCTGCTGAACAGGATGGAAGCCCGCGTGCGCCTCGTCGGCCCGCCCACGCTGGTGCCCGCCGCCTTCCGCGATCTGGGCTGCGAGGTGACGCATGACATGGCCGAGGGCCTCAAGGGCGCCGATGTGGTGATGATGCTGCGGCTCCAACGCGAGCGGATGGACGGCGGCTTCATCCCCTCCGAGCGGGAGTATTTCCACCGCTACGGCCTCGACGCCGACAAGCTTGGCCACGCCAAACCCGATGCCATCGTCATGCACCCGGGCCCGATGAACCGTGGTGTCGAAATCGACAGCGCCACCGCCGACGACCCCACCCGCTCGGTCATCACCGAACAGGTCGAAATGGGCGTGGCCGTGCGCATGGCGGCGATGGACCTGCTGGCACAAAACCTCAAGGCATCGCGCGCGGCATGA
- a CDS encoding uracil-DNA glycosylase has product MDGDFDRNAMLAALAWQVELGAVDTIGDAPVDRFEVKPEPKAKPAAAAAPHAPVVVPEVDTVAEARAAAKEAGSLEALAAAQEAFPHCELKRGARNFVFADGRPEARVMVIGEGPGAEEDAQGKPFVGRSGQLLDKMFAAIGLARDAADAGAALYITNVVPWRPPQNRDPDSEELAMMRPFVERHIELAAPELIVLMGNPACGALLGKRGITRLRGNWHEVGGVPAMPMFHPSFLLRRPEMKRHAWADLLTVKARLEGLG; this is encoded by the coding sequence ATGGACGGGGATTTCGACCGAAACGCAATGTTGGCGGCGCTGGCCTGGCAAGTGGAGCTGGGGGCGGTGGATACCATTGGCGATGCGCCGGTGGACCGCTTCGAGGTGAAGCCGGAGCCAAAGGCCAAACCTGCCGCCGCAGCCGCGCCCCATGCGCCCGTGGTGGTGCCCGAGGTCGACACTGTGGCCGAGGCCCGCGCCGCCGCCAAGGAGGCCGGCAGCCTTGAGGCGCTTGCCGCCGCGCAGGAGGCCTTCCCCCATTGTGAGCTGAAACGGGGGGCGCGCAATTTTGTTTTTGCCGATGGTCGCCCCGAGGCGCGGGTGATGGTGATCGGCGAGGGGCCGGGGGCCGAGGAGGATGCGCAGGGCAAGCCCTTTGTCGGACGCTCCGGGCAGTTGCTCGACAAGATGTTTGCCGCCATCGGGCTGGCGCGGGATGCGGCGGATGCGGGGGCGGCGCTTTATATCACCAATGTTGTGCCTTGGCGCCCGCCGCAAAACCGCGATCCGGACTCCGAAGAACTGGCAATGATGCGCCCCTTCGTGGAGCGCCATATCGAACTGGCCGCGCCGGAGTTGATCGTGCTGATGGGCAATCCGGCCTGCGGCGCGCTGCTGGGCAAGCGTGGCATCACCCGGCTGCGCGGCAACTGGCACGAGGTGGGCGGCGTGCCCGCCATGCCGATGTTTCACCCCTCCTTCCTGCTCCGCCGCCCCGAGATGAAGCGCCACGCATGGGCCGATCTGCTGACAGTGAAGGCGCGGCTGGAGGGGCTGGGATGA